DNA from Bubalus bubalis isolate 160015118507 breed Murrah chromosome 7, NDDB_SH_1, whole genome shotgun sequence:
TCCTGCAGGTGGTTTGactgtgcgtgcgcgcgcgcggaAAGCGGAGGTCCTTTCCGTGTCAATTATGCGAGGTCATGTGCCTGGAGAGGTGGTGGCGCTCCCTGAAGGACTCGTTGCAAATGGGGCACTTGAGTTTCTCCTCCCGCCTCCGCTTCACCAAGGGCTCCATGGCGTACTCCTTTTTGTGATGCGACCTCATGTGGTACACTAGGTCGGAGGTCATGCGGAAGGAGGCATTGCACTTGGCGCACCAGTTCTGCGCGGGCAGACACAGCGAGGTGAACGAGGGCGGCAGCAGCGTGAGCGCCGACGGCAGCTGCAACTGCAGGGGCcccgcagccgccgccgctgcGGCCGCCGCGGCGGCGGAGCTCTTGGGCCAGAAGGCGGTGGCATAGAGGAACGGGCTCTGCTTGGGcagcccgccgccgccgccgccgttcGGCAGGGCCCCGCAACCTCCGTTCAGCTCCGCCGCTCCCTGGAGCTTCACGGCCAGGGGGTCGGAGGCGGCGGGGTACAGTCTGGTGTGGCCCACCCCGTCGCCGGGGTGGCAAGGCTCGAGAGCGCCTAGCTTCTGGCCCAGCACCAGCGGGGACAGCTGCGAGAAGGAGCGCGCCGGCTGCGAGAAGGCGCTCTTGCGCTCGTCAGCCGCTGCGCCCTggcccccgcccgccccgcccgcgCCGCCCCCAGcgcccgcgccgccgcccgcgccgccgccgcccgcacCGCCCAGCTGCGGCACCGAGGTGAAGGCGCTGCCCCGCGCCGGGCTGCCGCCCTCCAGTCGGCCTGGCAGCGCGCCCCCAGGCCGCGGGGCCAGCAGCTTCTCGGTGCCGGCCGGGGACGCGGCCACAGGCGTGGAAGAGGAGCCGCCGCCGGTGCCCGCGTCCTGCTCCTCGGCGGCCGCGCCCCCGCCGTCGGCGGCCGCCTCCTCCGGCCCCCCGGCCGCCCGGGCCGCCTTCTTCACCTCCACGAAGGCGCTGCGCTTCGCCTCTCCCGTCTCGGGACTGGGAGGCGCGAAGAGGCGGCCGTTCTCCTCCAGGCTGAAGTAGCTGCCCGAGTTGCGGTACTGCTGCGGCGTGCACACCAGGTCCTCCTTGGAGGCGGGCAGGGCCCGCTCGGCGAAGCGGCCCCGGCCCCCCACCAGGCCCGCGCCGCCGCCCTCGGTCGCCTCCTCCGGGAACTTCCTCTTCCCTTTGCCCATGCCCGCGGCGTTGCCGTCGGGACTCAGCTCCGCCTCCTGGTGGCCGCTGCCGCCGCCGAGGCTCCGCACCGGGGAGCAGCTGCTGGCGCCCCCGGAGTTCTCCAGCTCCCGCGCCAGGTTGTGAAAGTCCGTGGACGGCTTCGCGCCGCTGCCGCCACCAGCCGCCGGCGGGTTACCGCTCTCGGGGGAGGGGGCCGGGTAGTGGTGGACCGGACCGGCTTTGCAGAACTTCGGGCCAGGACCCAAGGGTGCCTCCTGCGACTGCTGTTGGTCCttgccaccgccgccgccgcctccgtgATCCTTGGTACCCACGCCGCCGCCTTGCTCCTCTCGGGGGCTCAGATCAGTGCCGTGAAGTCTCTTGGGGCAGCGGAAGCGCAGATGCGCTACATAGGGGAACTCAAACTGGAAACGTTGGCTGCACTCCAGGCATGTGTAAGGGGACGACCCTGCTTAGTGAgcaaacagcacacacacacacacacacacatgattacTCAGCATCGTCTCTAGGCCAGTTTGCCATCACCCCCTCCACAAATCCTCTTTGACCTCTCAGGGTCTGAGTCCCTGAAAACAAGAACATCGGACAAGACCTGGTCTAACTTTCCCTCCAGATTTGAGGAGAGTGCAGGAATTAAGCCTAGCGTGTCCCGATTCATCCTCACCTAGCTGTCCCAGCTTCACCCCAGACTATATCTCAGAAGCTCTCTACAAGGAACCCCAAGGGAGGGAAGGCTCGCCCAGGCGCCAGAGTGACCCCGCCGCTCCCCACCCTCCGCCCCTCCGCTAGCTAAGGGCCCGGACGCAGGTCTTGAGCCAACCTACCATTCATTTTGCTGTGGGATCTAGAGGGGCAGAGCAAGAGTAACTCGGTCAGTTCTTTCCCGTACCAAACTAGTAACTCCTCATCTTTGGCAATCCTGCGGAGAGAGCGGTAAAACAGCTGTCCGTTTTTAATATAGGCTTCAAGGTTCTGCTCTTCTTTATCTCTGGCTGATTGGACCAGACGCAGCCACATGAGACCTTCCGAGGAACCATTAGCCGCTGAAGTGTCTACCTACAGTttagagaaaacaaagaatacaAGAAGGAAGGGAATGAGGGAGGGAGACTCTTGTGAGGGAATGAAGTCAAAGGAGCCAGGGCCATTTCCGCTGTTATTATTTCTCTAAGAATTATTATCTGAGATCAAGCTTCCAAAAACTTGACCCGACTTAATGCCCATCCTCATGTTTGCAGCTGGCAGGCAAGATAACATCCCTGGCAAGTTGCATTAATTATACAGATTATTTAAGTCGtcaggcttgtgtgtgtgtgtgtgtgtgtgtgtgtgtgtgtgtgtgtgttttagccaAAGGGGCagtggggtcttagttgccagactagggatcaaacctgtgtccctgttTTGAAAGGgcggagccttaaccactggaccaccagaaaagtcctgtCTTTTTATATATTGGATGAATACCAAattagcaaatttttttttacaattcaaATTAGTGCTAAGCTCTTGAGAACTGATTTCTAGATTATCCCACATTGCAAAAGTATGTggaattttgtctgttttagaagtgaaaagcaaacttagattttagaaattattttgtgACTTTTGCTCATCTTCCTTATTTTGGCTTAAACAACTAATGGTTCTTTGTAAAGAAAGAATAGGAAGTGACAGGACTTTTCACACTCAAACATATGGCTGGAATGATGTTGTATTGTCAAAACACCAacacttttatttaaatacaaaCTCTAGACACTAGCTAGCTTAACCAGAAAGAGTAATATTCCAGGGAACAGAAGGCCTCTGGGATTGGAAGGTGAGTGTACctaatatttacagaaaagtaCTTATAGGAAATACTTAGCCTGCAAATAGCCTCAATCCTAGTGAAATTTCCCACAGAGTTAAGGAAGTGGTGTTCATCTTCAGGAAAGCCCAGAATCCAGGCATTGATTTAGATACATCAGGCATTCAAAATCTAATTTTGTCACTTATTCCCGAAAATCAGTTGACAATACTCTGGagtttaattttccttttctcatttctggTGTGTAAAATAGAATTGCATGTATCACTGCATTTTCTATATGTAGAACCTGTCTCAGTTTGTTATTAGAATGATTCTTAGTCTGTTTTTAAGAGGATATTACCCTCATATCCTACAGAACATAAACCAAGACTTACCCGGAAGATATAAGGGACCGTTCTCTTGTCTGTGGACTTGAGAGCTATGAAAGCTATGCTGTCGTACAGGGAAGTATGGCTCAGGACGCAGGGACCAAATATAGCATTCTCAGGGATGTCGCAGGTGGTGTAAACGCTGGTAAAAATATCTGTCAGACACTGCTGGACAGCCTTGGCATCTCCCTCCCAGATGCCTCGCTGGATGCCTGAATCCTCCATCACTGGAGACAGATACATAGGACAGTTGAAGCGAATTTACATTCCTCCTTTTGCCTTTCTGAATCCAGGCAGAATGTTCTGACTACTAGACAGATTTTTCTTGAATTTGCTTGGTTTTTGCATCGatcttatttcaaaaataaagccGATGGCAGATTAAGTCTGGCATATGACAAAGATGCCAAGGAAGagtactttcttttcctttaaaaatgtaaagagaaTTGTGATGGGGGAGCTCAGAGTGGACTGACTGCTAGAAAGAAAGACAAGCGGGGCTAggaaagaggaaatgttttctgACTTACCTTGGGGGAGGATGAGACAGgattgggggggagggggagagaagtGGAGaacaaaaggatttttttttgctAGCCTATAGACTTTCTAGATGGAAAGAAACTTCTAACCTTTAGGGGAAAGCTCCTCTCTTTTACTCTTGTGTATTGAGTTGGGTGTCCGGGAGCtggtttttatcttatttttcttccaaagaggggAGCAGCACTAGTGAGCAGGCAGAGACAGCGGAGCATGGCGAATGGATTTCAAGTGGAGTGTCAGGGCCACTGATTCCGTGTCAGCTAACCTTTCTCTGCAGCCTACAAGAGGGGACGTGTGTCTGCTCATTACCATAATCCAACACTGTCCCTCCGAGGCTTTAATTAAAAGCAGCAAGCAGAGGTAATTATTTTCTTCTCGACATGCTTATTTATGGATGAGGGTGAATCCCAGTTACCTTGTTATACAAGGGGGTGGGTAGAGTCGCATGTGCCTCATGAAGTGAGCAGGTACAGAGCAGGACTGAAGTGTCCCCTGTCTGAAATACTGCGTGTGTAATGACTGGTGAATGTTCGCTCCCCTAGATCGGACCTTGTCTGGGCAAGAGGGGGCAGCCCCGCTTGAGTAGACCTCAGTAGGCTCTCCAGCTGTTTAATCTGCAGCAATTCAGAAAGTAATGCCCCGGTGGTGGGCTCTCTTATTATTAAGCTGTCATAAAGAcacattttccttcctttgccaTTGgacaccctcccccccccccccgccccactaCAAGACTTAttgtcaaaaaaacaaacaaaacatatgtaaaatttaaagCAGCTTTGAACTAATTGCATTGTTCACTTTCGCTGACTGATTAGAAGATTCCTCCAAGTTGATTTTTCCTCAATAATGTTGCTATTGGCagatatttaagtatattttgtACAATTTAAGTAGCAGGAAAGGGAAACCCAATTCTTTTCCTAAGAAGCTGTTCTTTCTGGAACAATATTGGTAATGTCCATTTTTATCTTAATGTCTATTAACCAGTTAATCTTGCAAATGTCATTAGAAGGTAGTGCTTTCCCCCCCTTTTCCATCTAACAGAGCAGGAAACTTTGGTCAGCCTCTTTTCCATTCATTCTGCTATCTCCTCCAAATATCAAGTATGGGCTGTATCTGCCAGAGAGGAATCAGAGAAAATATCCGTAAAGTAGAAACTCCCTTTATTATTCTACAGCATTTACCTCTGGGCATTTTACCCCACCCAAGGTAGCCTTTTTGATCTCCAACTgcacatttaaatacattttttgaaatcTCTCAGCATCTCTCAGAACCTCCTTTTCAACGGAATTCTATTCTCTCCTTTTCAGTTTCCTCAATTCAGCGTTTTATGCCCcaatttttctcttccatttaaaaGTCTCTTTCACACAAACGGCTCATTGTGCCAAGAGGTCGCCCCGTCACTTCGGGCAACAGCAGGGACGCAGTCATTAAAATGCAGTCCTACCTAACAATACGGTGAAAAGCTCCTCGCTACGCCGCGCTAATAGGGGTTCGCGTCGCCGCGGCGGCCGCCACGAGCCTCGCGCCGCTCACAATAAGCGCTGGGAGAGAGCCTGGGCTCTGCCGCCCGCAGGCGGTCGCTTTCGCCGCCCAGCCTTTCGCAGCTCTGCATCCTCCGCTAGGCCCGGGTTCCCAGCCGCCCGGAGCATCTTCCCAGAGCCGGCCCGGCTCGCCGAAAGCCGTCGCTGCTGCCGACCGCTCGCCCTCCCCCGTAGGCAGGCATTGTCTGGCGGCCGCGCGCGCCCCAGTCTCTGGCTTTTTCTTGGGCAAAGTGCTCTCCACCCGCCCCTCCCTTTGTATAACCCTGTTGGCAGTAGCAAGCCCCTCCACAATTATTTCCTCCCCCTCTTCTGGATAATGAGAAGACGGAGGACAGAATTCTCCACTCATCCCACCAAACCTGTCTtcctccccccgcctcccccacccccattaaGGCAAAAAGACTTACCAGGAATAAGGTCAGGATCAAACCGCCCTAATAAGGCCACCTGGAACCGGGAGATGCAGACGAGTGTTTCTTTTGCCTATTGTATCAGTGTATTTCCATGTCGAGAGGTGTTGGTGTTGCTGTCAAGTAGGCTCTGCCTAAAgggaggagagatggagagacgCAGAGAGAAAAACCAGGGAGagtagggagaggagagagaagagagagttgTACAGATGGGCCCGATGCAGTGACTGACTGGCACGCAGACACACACTTTTTGTTTGCTGCACATAATCTGCCCAATGACGCGTGACAGCCCACGTCCCCTCCCTTTAACTCTTTGCTGGGCTGGGCGCTCCCTCCGGCGGCGCCGCCTGCCTGGAAGCTGTCTCGCCGGCCTGCCCGCGCCCCACGCAGCCCCTGAGCTCTTTCCCCATGTGGCAACGCCTCTCGGAGCTCGGCCCGGCTCAACTCCTCCCAAAGCCTGGGCCCTCTGGTTGGGGGGGTGATCAGCTTGGGGGTCGGAAAGGGAAGTACCAAAAAGACCTGGAGAGGGCCTTTCCCCGTTTCTCTTGGCACTTGGAGAACCCCTGGCAAACGGTTGTTCACTCAGAGCGAGCAAGGACCCCGCGCGCATTTCCCCCGAGTCTGAGTTTTCTGGAGGGGAAAGGGGGGGTTGTGGATTAGCCCCTCCAGCCGCAGCTGATACGCGCAGCTAGTTGCCCAGGGGGTTGACAAACCCTCACCAGCGCTCTCCAGGAGCGCTCACACTACCAAGCCCTTAGGAGCAAGACTCAAAAAGGATGCGCTTTGGTGAAAACTTGGCTCAGTCCTTCCTTGAACACGGTGTTGGGTAAGAGGGATGGAGTAGAGACGCCGCCAGCCCTCCGAAGGGGATTTACAGGGGTCTTTTGGTCCCAGTACACAAGTACCGGGCGGGAGAAGGGCTGAGGAGGAGACGGGTGGGAAAGAAAACCCAGATTGGGAGACGCAAGCTCTTCCTGCGCTTCGGCCCTCAGCCTGGCGCGTTCCGCCTAGTCCCCAAGGGGGTCCCCTGCCAGGGGAGGCCGGTATTCTAAGACCCCCGGGGGTGGGGAAGGtgagttaaaagtaaaaattattaccGAGGTGGGCTCCGGAGAGCTTTTCACGTCCAGCAGGTGGTGGAAGAGTGGATGGAGTGGCCGAGGCCGTCTCAGGAGCCTCGTTTGTGCGCTAAGCCACTTAGAGGCGCTGGCTTGCCCCTTTAGTGCAGCAGCTGATGCTAATGACTGGAAGTCTTTAACACCCTGAAAGTCGACTCCTTCTGCAGGATTCCGCCACACATTTTCGCTGGGGGATCTCGGGGTTCTTTTTCGACATTCAACTCTCTCTGCTCCTAAGGGAAGAAAGACTTTTTGAGTGGTATAGACAGTCCTACTCCTTCAGCCCCACCCACACCACCACTACATTGAAGAGGCAATCCATTAGCTTTAGGATAAATCGGACGAGTAGCCAGTTAAAGTGGCCAGGACTTGAGACAGCCTAGTTTGTATCCTGTGTTCAAACAAGGTAAGTGGATTGGGGGTTGGCGAAGAGCAGCTTAAAAGGAAAAGGTGTGTGCTTTGATGCTCTGAGACCTCCCTCCGGAACCCAGTGAAGCAACCAGGCACGGAGCATCTTTACCCCTGGCTCCCACAGTACTAGGAGGCCTGGAAAGAATTCTGCagaggagaaattaaaaaacagtgcGAGGAATTTCCCACTGAGTTTTCCTGTCACCCCCGCTCCTCCCCTCTCTTTTCATCCAGCCCTGGCCAGCCGCCGCGCTCCCCCCTCTCCcgctccctgccccccacacatAAATTCGGAATCCTTCTGATTAGACAGGGCCCATTGCCTAAGCTGacttgaagaaagaaaagttgCAAAATCTCCATATACTAGAAAGTAAAGGGAGAATTCGCCCTTAATTTTCAGGTTAGTTATCAACTTTTCAAAGAAACCTCAAACTGCAGTTGCCTTCCATCTGAACGTATCTTTTCTCTTATACTTGTCCACACTTTAAAATAGTTTGGCTAAGGGCAACTCATGTAATGACCAAGGCTTAATGCTGAGAGTTTTCATATGTGTCTATATAAAAATCTGCAAAGTTATAAGCCAAAGTCACCATTTGGCTTATAATTGGATGCTCCATTCATTATTCCCCTCatctcattcacacacacacacacccacacacacacacaagcatccCTCATCACTTGTTTAAAGAAAGGGTGATGGGATTAGAAATGTCAAAAGAATTATCTCAAACATCTGAAAAATAACTTGCAGTGTTTTAGAATTCACTTAAGTGaattcagagaaggaagaaggtgTAAACAACAGCAAATTAAGATAAAGAAGTAGCCATAAGAGGGTTGTGGTCCCTAAGAAACTACAGCAaaaatgtggggggggggggcagggggaggtggcAAGGGATGGGGAATTGGGGTGGGGGAGTGCAGTGTTTTCAAACTTAATTCCCAAACTGTAGAACAAAACACTCCTCAGGGCCttcttttactgtttttgtttgttttttaagagaatAGGAAGTTTGCTTTTCCCAGGAAAAGTCATCTGTCCATGcaaaccactttaaaaaaaatcttacatattGTAAGTATAAAAAGATCTACCCCAGAATAAAAGCATTCTGGAAAACCTTAGAATCTAAATGGcagaaagcatttttcttttccctggccTTTCCTTTCTTAAATATAAAGGGCATTTGGACTATGTCTTCTTTGAGGTACTGAAACCTAGACTCCaatctgtataaaataaatgtttttggcaCTGAAATTGGGGGTGAGGGAGCTTGGCTTTCCAAATGTCAGGCTAGAAAATAACTAAGATTCTACACATCAAAGAGGAGAGAGATGTATTGAGAATCAGCCATCTGATTCTCTCAATCTCACTTATCTTGCCCCCTAATTAGATTTCCCCTACTGATTTTAGATAAAagtccccaaattaaaaaaaattcctacatTTTATGAATCCAACCAACTCTTTGTCTTATGTATTAGATGGatcacacaacaacaacaaaccccacAAATATAGGTAAGAGTAAGTTTGAAATTCCTATTTTG
Protein-coding regions in this window:
- the PRDM8 gene encoding PR domain zinc finger protein 8 isoform X1; translation: MEDSGIQRGIWEGDAKAVQQCLTDIFTSVYTTCDIPENAIFGPCVLSHTSLYDSIAFIALKSTDKRTVPYIFRVDTSAANGSSEGLMWLRLVQSARDKEEQNLEAYIKNGQLFYRSLRRIAKDEELLVWYGKELTELLLLCPSRSHSKMNAGSSPYTCLECSQRFQFEFPYVAHLRFRCPKRLHGTDLSPREEQGGGVGTKDHGGGGGGGKDQQQSQEAPLGPGPKFCKAGPVHHYPAPSPESGNPPAAGGGSGAKPSTDFHNLARELENSGGASSCSPVRSLGGGSGHQEAELSPDGNAAGMGKGKRKFPEEATEGGGAGLVGGRGRFAERALPASKEDLVCTPQQYRNSGSYFSLEENGRLFAPPSPETGEAKRSAFVEVKKAARAAGGPEEAAADGGGAAAEEQDAGTGGGSSSTPVAASPAGTEKLLAPRPGGALPGRLEGGSPARGSAFTSVPQLGGAGGGGAGGGAGAGGGAGGAGGGQGAAADERKSAFSQPARSFSQLSPLVLGQKLGALEPCHPGDGVGHTRLYPAASDPLAVKLQGAAELNGGCGALPNGGGGGGLPKQSPFLYATAFWPKSSAAAAAAAAAAAGPLQLQLPSALTLLPPSFTSLCLPAQNWCAKCNASFRMTSDLVYHMRSHHKKEYAMEPLVKRRREEKLKCPICNESFRERHHLSRHMTSHN
- the PRDM8 gene encoding PR domain zinc finger protein 8 isoform X2, producing the protein MEDSGIQRGIWEGDAKAVQQCLTDIFTSVYTTCDIPENAIFGPCVLSHTSLYDSIAFIALKSTDKRTVPYIFRVDTSAANGSSEGLMWLRLVQSARDKEEQNLEAYIKNGQLFYRSLRRIAKDEELLVWYGKELTELLLLCPSRSHSKMNGSSPYTCLECSQRFQFEFPYVAHLRFRCPKRLHGTDLSPREEQGGGVGTKDHGGGGGGGKDQQQSQEAPLGPGPKFCKAGPVHHYPAPSPESGNPPAAGGGSGAKPSTDFHNLARELENSGGASSCSPVRSLGGGSGHQEAELSPDGNAAGMGKGKRKFPEEATEGGGAGLVGGRGRFAERALPASKEDLVCTPQQYRNSGSYFSLEENGRLFAPPSPETGEAKRSAFVEVKKAARAAGGPEEAAADGGGAAAEEQDAGTGGGSSSTPVAASPAGTEKLLAPRPGGALPGRLEGGSPARGSAFTSVPQLGGAGGGGAGGGAGAGGGAGGAGGGQGAAADERKSAFSQPARSFSQLSPLVLGQKLGALEPCHPGDGVGHTRLYPAASDPLAVKLQGAAELNGGCGALPNGGGGGGLPKQSPFLYATAFWPKSSAAAAAAAAAAAGPLQLQLPSALTLLPPSFTSLCLPAQNWCAKCNASFRMTSDLVYHMRSHHKKEYAMEPLVKRRREEKLKCPICNESFRERHHLSRHMTSHN